From the Gymnogyps californianus isolate 813 chromosome 2, ASM1813914v2, whole genome shotgun sequence genome, one window contains:
- the TCEA1 gene encoding transcription elongation factor A protein 1 yields the protein MTTEDEIIRIAKKMDKMVQKKNAAGALDLLKELKNIPMTLELLQSTRIGMSVNAIRKQSTDEEVTSLAKSLIKSWKKLLDGPSTDKDSEEKKKEPASSSQNSPEAREESSSSSNSSSRKEEGSTPSNSFIPSFPRAPSTSDSVRVKCREMLSAALRTGDDYIAIGADEEELGSQIEEAIFQELKNTDMKYKNRVRSRIANLKDAKNPNLRKNVLCGNIPPDKFAKMTAEEMASDELKEMRKNLTKEAIREHQMAKTGGTQTDLFTCGKCKKKNCTYTQVQTRSADEPMTTFVVCNECGNRWKFC from the exons gcTGGAGCTCTTGATTTATTGAAGGAGCTTAAGAATATTCCCATGACCCTCGAGTTGTTACAG tcTACCAGAATTGGAATGTCAGTGAATGCGATACGCAAGCAAAGCACAGATGAAGAAGTTACATCTTTAGCAAAATCTCTTATCAAGTCTTGGAAGAAACTGTTAG ATGGACCTTCAACTGATAAagattctgaagaaaagaaaaaggagcctGCATCTTCCTCACAAAACAGCCCtgaagcaagagaagaaag cAGTTCAAGTAGCAAttccagcagcaggaaggaggagggtaGTACTCCCTCAAATTCTTTCATCCCTTCTTTTCCCCGGGCTCCAAGCACTTCGGATTCTGTACGAGTGAAATGTAGAGAAatgctctctgcagctctcaGAACAGGAG aTGATTACATTGCTATTGGTGCTGATGAGGAAGAGCTGGGTTCTCAGATTGAAGAAG CTAtttttcaagaattaaaaaacactgatatgaaatacaaaaataggGTACGAAGTAGAATAGCGAATCTCAAGGATGCAAAGAATCCTAACCTAAGGAAAAATGTGTTATGTGGGAACATTCCTCCTGACAAGTTTGCCAAAATGACAGCAGAG GAAATGGCAAGTGATGAGCTGAAAGAAATGCGCAAAAATCTGACCAAAGAAGCTATCAGAGAGCACCAGATGGCTAAAACAGGAGGTACCCAAACTGATCTGTTTACATGTGGCAAGTGCAAAAAGAAGAACTGTACATACACCCAG GTTCAAACCCGCAGTGCTGATGAACCCATGACAACGTTTGTTGTCTGTAATGAATGTGGAAACAGATGGAAG TTCTGTTAG